The sequence below is a genomic window from Massilia oculi.
ATTGGCCGAGCGGAAGCCCAGTTCGGCCGCGATTTCGGCCCGGGTCGGAGGGAAACCCGTGTTCTCGATCGCTTCCTTGATCAGGTTGAGGATCTGTTCTTGCCTTGCAGTGAGCTTGAGCATAAATGTCTTGCGAAACGGGTTGGTAGAGATAGACTGTATTTTTGTACAGTATTCTGCTATACGCAAGGGCTATACACGAAAAAGCGCGAAAAAAGCGCGCGTATCGCAAAAAATACGCTTTTCGCAAGCGTAAATGTCGAGTGAGCCAGGCGCCTGGGTGAGCCTCTTGACAGCCAAGTTCCCTTTTTACCCATTTCACGCTATACTAGCTGGCTGTTCCCTTCCCACACTCGTCTTGACGCCGAGGTGGGCATTTATGTAAAACGTCCTCAAGGAGTAATGCATGCGTCATTATGAAATCGTTTTTATCGTCCATCCGGACCAGAGCGAGCAAGTCCCGGCGATGATCGAGCGTTACAAGACCACGGTGACCAGCCGCGGCGGTAACATCCATCGCGTGGAAGACTGGGGCCGCCGCCAGATGGCTTACCAGATCCAGAAGCTGCCAAAAGCGCACTACATCTGCCTGAACATCGAATGCGACAACGAGACCCTGGTCGAGCTGGAAACCGCATTCAAGTTCAATGATGCCGTTCTGCGTCATCTGACCGTCAAGATGAAGAAAGCAGAAACCGCACCGTCGCCGATGATGAAATCGGTGCAGCGCGAAGATGCAGCCAAGAGCCACCGTGCAGAAGCAGCCGCTCCTGCAGCTGCCCCGGCCGCCGCTGCCTAAGATTTTTTCCAGGAATTCGTAGACACCGTAGCAGAAGAACCGGGTAGAAGTTGGGCGAAAATCAGCTCCAGCTCGTGGCGACCATCGCCGAGCGTGACGTACTGCGCTACACCCCGGCCGGCGTGCCGATCGTTTCAGCCGTCCTGATGCACAGTTCGCATCAGCGGGAGGCGGGGATCGATCGCCTGGTCGAGTTCGAAGTCCCCGCGTTCGCCGCGGGCGAGATTTCGGGCAGGTTCGGCAGTGCCGAGCTCGGCGCCAGCTACCGCTTCAACGGATTCCTTGCACGAAAAAATCGCAACAGCAAAGCCCTGGTGTTTCACATCATTGATTTCAGTGCCGCCTAGTTCGGCAATTTAGATATACAGGAGCCTCAAATGGCATTCGGTAAAAAGTTCGACAAAAACAAAGCTAAAGAAAAA
It includes:
- the rpsF gene encoding 30S ribosomal protein S6, producing MRHYEIVFIVHPDQSEQVPAMIERYKTTVTSRGGNIHRVEDWGRRQMAYQIQKLPKAHYICLNIECDNETLVELETAFKFNDAVLRHLTVKMKKAETAPSPMMKSVQREDAAKSHRAEAAAPAAAPAAAA
- the priB gene encoding primosomal replication protein N, giving the protein MGENQLQLVATIAERDVLRYTPAGVPIVSAVLMHSSHQREAGIDRLVEFEVPAFAAGEISGRFGSAELGASYRFNGFLARKNRNSKALVFHIIDFSAA